Genomic window (Macrobrachium rosenbergii isolate ZJJX-2024 chromosome 48, ASM4041242v1, whole genome shotgun sequence):
TGTGactacatttatcattatttatcatttttattcatttattatttatatatttagtttttatcctatacttttattcaatgttaattttattctatttttattcctattttatatatttatgtaattttctatttaccgattttcattttttattattcagccaTTTAgtaaataatatgtaaaataatatgtatccatttatttttgtgtgtaacacTCATAATTGACAGTCAGTGAGGTCCAAGTCTTAACTGTCATTAAATCTGTAGTAAGGAAAATTTGACCAATTGTAAAGTTTTAAACAAATTGCCCAAAATTTTTGTCTTGACAAATGCAAAGGTAGATATTATATTAAGATAGCAGAATAAGCCATTTAGGCATCTACCTATTTAAATTCAGAATGGAAATTCATCATCTAAGAAAATAcaatttgttttctatttccttCAGTCACTTGTTTTATTGGAATGTATTTTTTAGGCGTTTCAAATAGgtataaagtaataattttatgttGAGATTATGGGATAATTATCTCCAAGAGTAGTATAtcgaaaattttcaaaacaaatgctaaacaaatttttattctttttatagcAAGATCATATTGATCAGTGACCCGAAGAGGCGActgtaaaaataatatcaaatataattaaatgtaacCTAAAATATTTACGGAATTCAATTTTGAATTATTTCCCAGTCAGAATTTAATGTTCACATTTTCATCTTGGGAATAAAAATCATTATGTTAGGTCTGTTaagtatttgatatttattttttcgtgattcaggGGGGCGAAATCGTTTAATAACAGGAATATATgttagaggtatatatatgtatataaatgtacatatgtatgtatatatatatatatatatatatatatatatatatatatatatatatggtatatatatatatatatatatatatatatatatatatgaataaatatatatatatatttacatatgtataaatatatatatacatatatataatatatataaatatactcatatatatatatgtatatatataaaacattttccgaGGTAAGTCTACCTGAATCTATAATAGCCTCAATGACATATGACCTTCCAGATCTTTCCATATTTTGTGGTCATGCTGGTCACTCCAAGATCACGAGAAGaccaaaaaatgaagaaacttcaACTTCCATTTTGGAGAATCCAACTCTCACTTACATAGAGTTTGGATGtgattaaggtaaatgattgtatgccattaattttacttttgatattttcgtACACTCAAATAGCAGGGACAAATATCTCAGATTCACTCTACTTTAGGAGTAACTTATCTAGGATTCGAGCCTAGGCATTAGTAgtgttgatagagagagagagagagagagagagagagagagagagagagagagagagagagagagagagagagagagacctaaataaCAGTCCTGGGCTTTCAGAATGTTTAAAGATTCcagaaaataagatattttttattttatcaagtatCCCTAAGACTGTTATTCTATTATTGCTTCATCCAATGGTCGTTTACTATTAGGTTGCAAGTATGGGTGTTTTGTATCTAAGCTTTATGTTACGACAgatattcagtaatattttgtGGAGACCACAAAAATATAACagctaaaaaattataaagtaaatataataattgtGTGAGAAAACAGATATAACATGAACGATAAAACTGTTTTCCTTAAATGATACTGAAGAGATACAGCTACAATTGTATGGCCATTGATTCTTGGAAATATAATCACGAAATTATTTATTgcaatatggaatttttttatcatatcccaTATTATCACAATCATGAGCCTCATAACATTTGCACATGATTcctatacttatttttttttatttatttgctaagttGGGGGGTGCCTAATTAAAATCTcagataaatgcaaattttattcagtaataaatatcataaatacacCAAGCAATAGTCCTTCTCCTTATTTAGACTCGTTGGAGTCGTAGCGGTATCTTGGGCTCTCGAAGGACTCGGCGGAGCCTGACTCGGCGGAGGCGCTTCCTTCGTAGTTGACCTCAGCCACGTAGCCTGAGTCTCCTTCGACGACATActtgacagtctgcaggcgaccgTCGGGAAGCTCgacgtagtaggatccctgaGTGTCGTCTCCGTCACGGGTTTCCTGGTGTCCGAATTCGTTGCTGGAAGGGTCGTGGTCAACGGCCCAGTTGAAGCTGTATTTAGCCTCGCTGGATTCGTAGGACTCCTCGGAGGATCCCTGGAACGAATATAGTCGTAGTTGATGATAATATTTACTTATGGGACAAAAATCTTcgctaaattctgtatttcatcaaAGAAGACAGTTggtataaaataatgaaaattggcTTACCCTTCGTGGAGCGTAT
Coding sequences:
- the LOC136831795 gene encoding pro-resilin-like, with translation MNAKVILVVLGLAAMVAADSRESFEYAPRRGSSEESYESSEAKYSFNWAVDHDPSSNEFGHQETRDGDDTQGSYYVELPDGRLQTVKYVVEGDSGYVAEVNYEGSASAESGSAESFESPRYRYDSNESK